GAAACAACTTCCAAAAATTCCGGGCGCTCAAAGTCGATATCGCTCACCAGGCCTTTGCTCTCAATCGAGTTGTGATCAAACAAAACTCTGACCAGGGACTGGGCAACCACTTTTTCTTCATCCGGATAATACACCAACTCTTCACCAAAAAGACGATCCCCGGAAGCAGACTCGGCCTCAACGCTACCTTTGAAGCTAAAAACATCCTCTACCAGATCCAGCTCTGCCTCGCCAGCACGAATTGTACTCCGCAAACTACCCGTTTCATCAAATACAGAAACCAGAACGCCTCCTTCACAGCGCATCCGGGTTATGCTCTTGTCAAGCTGGGCCTGAGGTGCTTCCAATAGCCATTTGAGCAAATCACCGTCCCAGCCTCTGACTATCATCCCCTGGAGCTTGATTCCCAACTCCGCTGCCTCTTCAGTCTTTTCAGCTTCAGCCTCTGTCTCTGATTCCTCCCCCAATCTCTCGGGAGAACGCAAAAGAAAGACCAGGACTAAAGATGTGGCCACCAGAAAAAGCACAACAATCAGTACATTGAACAGTCTGCTCCGGGCAAACCGTTTCATACTTTTACAACGCTTTCAAGCCTCAGGTCTCCACCTCGTAAGGCCAGCAAGCTAAACCGCCGTCCATAACTTTCACATTCTCAAAACCAGCTGCCTTAAGAATTAGAGAAGCTTCATAACCTCTCAAGCTAACTGCACAGAAAACAACAATTTCTTTGTCCCGGGGTAAAGTGTCAAGTTTGCTGCGCAGTGCACCAAGGGGAATCAGAGTACTACCCGGAATACGAACTTTTTGGTACTCAGCTGGAGTGCGAACATCCAAAAGCAAAAAATCTTCGCCCCGCTTTCTTTTACGCTCCACCTCAAGGGGCGAAATGCCTACCATTTTACCTTCAAGTTTATTACGAACCACATTGGCTGCCACACAGATATTGTCAATTGCTGAAGCATAAGGAGGAGCATAGGGAACATCGAGGTTGGAAATTTCTTCAATCGTTGCCCCATAGTGAAGCGCTGTAGCTACGGCATAAACGCTCTTGGTAACTTCCCCTTCACCCAGGAACTGTCCACCAAGCAGTTTTCCACTCTTTTTATCAACTACCAGTTTAGTGATGACTCTCTTTGCGCCCGGGAAATAGTGCGCCCTGTCTGGAGCTGGAACCAGCGCATATTCGACTTCATATCCCATCTCCTTTGCCTGACGCACACCCAGACCGCAGCGAGCAATGGTGTAATCAAAAAGTTTAAAGATGACCGAGTTGACGGCTCCTCGAAAGGCTTCCGAACCTCCAGCAATATTAATTGCCACCACTCTTCCTTGCTTGTTGGCCAAAGAACCCATAGGCATGTACGCACTTTTTCCACAGACCAGGTTTTCAACTTCTACACAGTCTCCACAGGCAAAAATGCAGGGATCGCTGGTGCGCAGGAAAAGATCCACTTTAATGCCTCCGTTGGGGCCAATCTCAAGACCCGCCTTGCGAGCCAAATCTGCGTTGGGACGAAAACCTGTAGCCAGAATGACCAGGTCAGCCTCATAGGAACTTTTATCAGTGATAACCCTTTTTACCGTACCACCTTCTCCTTCCACTCTTTCCACTCGTTCTCCCACTTTCACAGTAACGCCTTTCTTCTGGCAATAGCGGCGCACCAGAATTCCCATATCCTCATCAAGGATGGGTAAAATCTCGGGAAGAACTTCAATAATGGTAACCTCCAGCCCGCTTTTCACCAAGCTCTCAGTCATCTCCATCCCAATAAGTCCACCGCCTATGATCACCGCCTTTTTGGCCAGCTTCTCCCGAATGGTCCAGCGAATTGCTTCAGCATCCTCAATGCCATGCAGAGTGTAAACATGACCAAGATCCAGGAGCTTCAGTTCAGTATTCGGATTTTCCAGATCCACTGCCTTGATAGGAGGAATGGCCACTTCAGCACCGGTAGCCAAAACCAAGTAATCGTAAGTAAGCGAAAACACCTCTCCGGTATCGATACGGCGGGCTTCCACTTCTTTCTTTTTGCGGTCTATGCGCAACGCTTCGGTACGATTGTAGACTTTCACGCCTTTCATCTTTTCAAAATACTCGGGATCCCGCATCACCCCAACCGGGGTTTCCATTAACTCTTTCTGCTCTTTGATATCACCGCCGATGTAATAGGGAAGTCCACAACCCGCATAAGAGAGGAACTTCCCCTTTTCCAGAATGACCACCTCAGCCTCCGGGTCCAGTCGCTTCAGTTTTGCAGCAACTTTGGGGCCAGCCGCCACGCCACCTATAATGACCACTTTCTTCGACATATGCTTCACTCCTTTCTATCCACGCAGTTTTCTGACTTCGTTGTATATGCTACCCAAGCAAAAAAGCGCTGCCCCCCCAACAAACGTGCCAAAACCAGCCAAAACAGCTCCTGCTACCCCTCCCATCCACATCCAGGGTCTCATCTCCTGCATGGGAGGAAACTCCTCTCCCTCAAAAGGAGCAAACTCCGAAGAAGATTGGAAAAAATGCATAAAACTTCCCAGTCCCAGTACCGAAAAAACCGCCACTGCAATTCCAAAAATCATGACAATGATACCCACGATTCTCAAAAAAGTACCCATCTTTACCCTCCCCAAGAATTAGGAATTCTTTTTCAAAGCCTCTTCTTTGATCAAGATGATTTCTTGATCGCTGATTTCCCGACCAAAACTACGCAGCCCTGAAACTTTAAAACCATGTTTTTCAGCAAGACGGGTAATTTCTTTTACCTTCTCGACCTCCACCTCCTTACCCAGCGTGTAATCTTCAAAACGTCCCTCCAGGGTTAAAATCATGGTTTCCGCCATGCAGGCATAGGCTTTACCAGGTGGATAACCAAAATCCATCCCGAAATCGGGATCTCCAGGAACATCCACCACGCCACCTTCGATAACCAGCACATCCTTCCGTTGCTTCGCCACTTCATGAGCCACGTTGCGGGGACGGGCCACATCGCAAATGACAGCTCCCCGGGCAATCCAATCGGCACGGATGATGCCTCCAATAGCCGAAGTTACGGTGAGAATAGCTCGCGAATTCCTAATGCCTTCCTCTACGTCCACAAAGCCGGGAACCTTGATTCCCAGCTTATCTTCTATTTCTTTCTGGACAGCACGTACTTTATCAGGGTCTCGCCCTACCAGGCGTATTTTTTTTCCTTCTTCAGCCAGAATGAGTGCACAAGCTTTACCAATGGACCCAGTCGCACCCACAACCGAGATTTCTTCCTCATTCAAATCAAGGTCCATCTTTGAGGCCGCTATTTTCAGAGCCTCAATAGCCGTAGCCACCGTATAGCTATTCCCGGTAGTGACAGCAATATCCAGCCCTTTTTTAACAGTAATCCCTCCATCCCCGGCTACGGAAGTAAAAGCTCCCAAACCAATGATTTTTGCCTTTTTCTCCTGGGCCAGAAAACCACACTCGCGAATTTTACGAGCCACAAAAGGAAAGGGATACTCAAGAAGCACCCGGGGGGTCATAGGTAACCCTACGAAATAACCTTCTATTTCCTTGCCAGTAGCCCGAGAACGAACTCCGTGAACCTCGGATAAGATAAAAGGCTTCACCCTGGAAGCCAGAAATTCCACCGCTCTGGAAGGAAGAATTTTTAGGGGCTTGAAATGATCCTTGATATCCTGAGCAGACATGGCGTGGATTATAAATGCGAAACGGTCTTTATCCATCCTCCATCACCAGCTTTAAAATTTTTATCCCTGACAGGATTTCTGGAGTGCCTCCAGCATGGCCTGCAAGTTTTCCTGCATTTTCTTTTTGAGGAAAGCACTTATCAGACCTCCCACCAGGGGAAGGCCCAGGTCGTACTCGATTTCGAGCTCTACCCGAGTTTTTTCTTCTCCCGCCTCGACAAAGCGCCACACTCCTTCGTACTTTTTGAAATCGCCACCCGTTGCGTAAAAACGGCACTCCCGGGCTGTGTCATCCCAGACATCTCTTTCAGTCCACTTGACTTCCCGACCCTGAAACTCTCCTTTCCAGAAACTCTCTACCTCGCTTCCTTCCTGTTTCAATATCTTAACTTCTTTAAGATCTGGCAAAAAACTTGCCAGCCGTTCGATATCTTTGGCTTTCTGGTAAACGTCATCCGGGTTGCCTTCAATCACTATTTCACCACGTACTCTGGCCATTGAGCTCTCACCCTCCTATTTCCTCCAGAATTCCCTGAACGCTTTTTAGTGATGCCTCGAAAACCTCAAGCACCAGATCCAGCTCTTCTTTAGTAATCACCAGCGGTGGTTCCAGACGTATAACCTTGGGATTGTTCAGGGTATAAGCAACCAGCACCCTGCGCTGTGCCATCTCCATGGCGAGAAGCGAAGCTACATCAGAGTCAAAAAATTCAACCCCGACGAGCAAACCCTTACCGCGTACCTCCTTAATGAGGGGAGCAAACTGGATAGCCAAGCCTTGAAGAGCAGAAAGCAGGTATTCCCCCTTGCGAGCGGCTTGTTGGGGAATTTCTTCTTCCTGCAAAACCTTAAGCGTCTCGATTCCCGCTGCACAGCTCAGGGGGTTGCCACCCAAAGTTGAACTGTGGATAAAAGGATTGTCCTCGAAAACCGTCCAGATCTGGGGGGTGCTCATGAAAGCCCCCAGCGGCAGCACTCCGCCTCCCAGCCCTTTGGCCAGAGCCAGAATATCCGGCACCACTCCATAATGCTCGCAAGCAAACATAGCGCCCGTTCTACCCAAGCCGGTTTGCACTTCATCCAGAATCAACAATGCTCCTCTCGCATCACAGATTTTGCGTACTTCAGAAAGGTAATCAGGCGGAGGGAGGATGATGCCACCTTCTCCCTGGATGGGTTCAAGAATCACCGCAGCAGTCTGCTCATCAACAGCCTGAGCCATAGCTTCTGCGTCTCCAAAGGGAACCTGATAAGTTTCCGGCAAAAGCGGTTCAAAAGGCTTTTTATAAACTTCACGGCCGGAAACGCTCAACGCTCCCATGGTTTTGCCGTGAAAACCGCCCAGGGCTGAAACCAGCTTTTTACGCCCCGTGTAAAAGCGCGCCAGCTTGATTGCTCCCTCCACTGCTTCAGCACCGCTATTACAGAAAAAGGAATACTGGAGCTCTCCTGGAGTGATTTGCGCGAGCATCTCAGCAAGGTCGGCCTGCTGGCGATTAAAAAGGGTGCGGGTGGACAGCGGAAGGTAATCGAGTTGCCTTTTCACGGCTTCAACCACCCGGGGATGATTGCGACCCACGTTGAAAACTCCAAATCCGCCTATGCAGTCAATATATTGGTTGCCAAAAATATCCCATACTTTGGCACCCTTTCCCTTCCACTCCACAGTGTTAAAGTTGGCAAACTTAAAAAGGCGAACCAAACCAGGGTTGATAAATCGAGCATATTTTTCGACTGTTTCCTCCACAAAACGCTTTTTGTCTTCTTCGCTGCATTGCTCAATCCAGTCCATTGTAATCGCCTCCTCAAAAAGGCTCGTCATTTCACCTCGTTGAGTACTACCACCCGAGGCCTGAAACCTGTCCTGTGCATGAGAGAAAGATACTCTTCAGGGGCAATCTCTTCGGGCTTTCGCTCCAGCAGAGCCACAAAAACTGCTTGCAAAACGTTGGTACCAAAAGACCTGCCCTGGATTTCAGGCGTGGTGGTTATCAAAAGGTGCACCCCCATACCACGCAGTTCTTCAAGGTCTTCCGCAGTAACTGTATTAGTGATGATAATTTTTCCAGGTAATTTCGGGGGAGCAAAACGCCGGATATAAAGAAAGTCTCCCCCCACAACATCGGAGCGCTCAAAATAGAAAGGGAAGCGAGGGGTGCGTTCTTCCTGCTTCTTTCCCGTGGGATAGAGAACATCTATGGGTAGGCGCCTTAAAACCGGCATCATCAAAACGGAAAGGAAACGAAGCGTCCACAGCCTGCGCAAGGCAATAGGAATACCCAAAGCGAAGGGCATATCGGCAATGAGCAGAGAACAACCGGCACGGTGGAGGCCTTCAGCCAGACCATAGCGGTCCATACCACTCATGATAAGGGCAATTTTTCCTTTCCAATCCACCAATCCCTCGCGCTGCAAAAGAAGGGGAATTTCACATTCCCAGACACCTTTCAGTTCACCACCATCAACGATAGGCGTTTTGCGAGCTCCTTCCACCAGCCGGGCAACATCCTTCACCAGGTAGCGGTACTTCCCAGCCCGCAAATAGAGGTCTGCTCCTCCCAGTCCAAAGGCATCGACTTTCCCATCCAGTTCTCTTAAAAGCTCCTTAAACCGCTCTTTATCACCATCCACGCCTATTCTTTCTATAATGACTTTCTGGCCTAAGAGCTCGATTTCTGCCCGGTGATTTCTGCGAGAAGAACCCAGGCTAATACTAACCACTCTCTTGGGCTTCATCCCTCTCATCCTCCACAGCTTGAAACACCAGACTACCCTCCAGTGTTGCACCTGGCACAATTCCTGCGCTTTTTGCAAGCACTACACCTCGCATAACGCTACCTCTGAGAAAATAGGCTTTCCCCACCCTGGAATTTGCATCGATTTCTCCCCAGAGTTCCAGATACCTGGCCTCCACCCTTCCCTTAACCTGGCCGCCCCTGGCAATCAACAAAGACCCACAGCTGACCTCCCCATCCATTGTGCCATGAATCAGAGCAGCCTCCTCGTTTTTCAAGGTGCCTCTGACCACGCTTCCCTCCCCCAAAAGCAGCATTTCTTGGGGATTTATGCGCTCAAGTATTGAGTTCATCGATAATCCTCAACCCCTCAAGAGTCAAAACCGGGTTAAAAACATCCACGAAGTCGCAGTAACGATGCAGAAAAATACCCCAGCCACCAGTAGCTATCACCCGAGCTTCCTGTGAAAACTCCTCCTTCATGCGTCTGACGATTTCCCGGCTCAGACCAATGTAACCAAAAAATATCCCTGCGTGCATTGCTTCAACGGTGTTCCTGCCAATGCAATGCTCGGGAACTTCAATGTCCACCTTGGGAAGCTTGGCTGTCTTCTCATAGAGAGCCTCACGGGCCATGCCGATTCCCGGCGCTATAACCCCGCCCAGATACTCTCTTTTTCTGGTAATAGCGCAGAACGTGGTAGCCGTTCCAAAATCAATCACGATGAGGTCACCACCATAAAGGTGAGATGCAGCCACAGCGTTGACTACCCGGTCTGCACCCACTTCCCGAGCCTCTGCCTTTATAGCCAAACCCGTTTTTACTCCTGGACTCACTTTCAAGACTGAGAGTCCGTTTTTCTTAACGAAAAGTAGGTCTAGGACGTTCAGAACCGGTGGCACCACACAGGAGATGGCCACCCGTCTGATTGCATTGAATTCTATTCCACTATTTTCCAAAAGGTTCCAAAAAAGAAGATACCACTCGTCTTCTGTCCTCCGGATAGAGGTGGAAACCCGAAAAGAACAAAGAAGTCTCCCTGCTTCAAAAACACCGAAGTTAGTGTGCGTGTTACCTACATCAATGCAAAGGAGCATACAAGTTCAAACCACCTTTTGCAAAACACGTACTATCGGATACACAATGACTGCCGAAATTAAAAGCTCTAAAGAACCATTCAGCGCAAAAACAGGCAAAACCTGCTGCCAGGTAAAGTACTTCATCAATACCATCAACCCTAAAACACCAACCGTGTTGGTGAAAGTACCAGCTAAGGCTGCTACCAGAATAGCATATCTGTTTTTGCCCAGCAACGCAAAAACGTAGTAGGCAACCACTCCAATCAACAAACGAGGGACAAAACAGGCCACCAGATTACCCAGAAAAAGGTGCATGGTAAAAAACCCCAAAACCAGCCCGACCAGGGCTCCTACCAAAGGACCACCCAACAGACCACCGATTATGGCCGGAATGTGCATTACCGTTGCGTAACCGGAAAGGTTAGGAACGGGGATCAAGCCCAGGGGGGTTAGACCCAAAATGGCTGAAATGGCTCCCAAAATACCAGCCAGAAGGATTTTACGCAGAGGCAATCGGGAATAAACCCCCGCTCCAGTTCTTCCAGATACCGGACGGGACATGAAAAATCACCTCCATCGCCGCCACTTGAGGGTCGGCGTTTTTACTTTTATTTAATTTAAAACATTATATCACTACATGCAGGTATACCTGGAGTCCCCTTAGCCCGACGCGCTGCATTAACAGTGGCTTTTCCTACTCCCTCATAAACAGCCCTTACAATTTCAAGGTAACCTGCCCTTTTTCTTTTTCTGCCAGCAACCAGAAAGGCCAGGTCACCGTCATAGAGAGTCGCCAGAGGACGTACACAGAGGGCAAGGGCTGAATGCACCACTCCCGAGAGAGCTTCCAGTTCCTCCCGGGAAAGCTCAAAAGAGAAAAAAAGCAAAAGCAAAGTGGTATTGAACGGTGAACCTGAAAAATTACCTGACGTACCGAAAAAGCCCACCGGCTTCCCACCTGCGCCGCGCACTCCAGCCAAAAGCTTTCCTTCAAAGGGGTCATACACATCACCAAGAGCATTACAAACCACAAAGCTATCAACGTAGCCTCCACTCACTTCAACCCTCGACCAACCAAAGCCGCCTTTCATGGCACGACCTAGACCTAAAGCTTTGCCGACTGTAGCTCCCGCACCAGCTCCTACACTGCCTTCTTGGGGCGGAAAAGAAGCTCGCTGAGCAGCCAGATAACCCCACTCCGGAGCAGGAAGAATCCCTCCTGAAACTTCAAGGTCATAAATAACCGCCCCAGGCACAATGGGAACTGGGCCAGCTTGAGTAGGAAAACCTTTTCTCTGCTCTCTGAGGAAAGCGACCACTCCCTCTCCAACACAGAGACCAAAAGCACTGCCCCCGGAAAAAAATATCGCGTCAACACTTTCCACCAGATTACCAGCCCGAAGCACTGAAACTTCTCTTTCACCAGGAGCTTTTCCCAAAACCGAGGCTACCGCACGGTTGGGCTCCGAAAAAAGAAAAACCGTACACCCTACCAGGGCGCTTTGATGTTGATAATGGCCGACTTTGACACCACTTTCCAGTTCGATCATCTTCAGGAAAGTTTACACCCACAATAAGGACAAAGCTTGAAATCTGGAGACACCTTCTTGCCACAGTTGGGGCAGACTCCTACTGCTTCTGGTTTTTCTTTCAGGGCCTCCGGAGGCATATTTTTCTGGGTTTCAGCAATGGTTTTTTGCCAGGTAGCAAGTTCCACCATGCTGTCGAAGTACACTTCTCGTTCCCGCTGCCACTCGTCCCGATAGCGCACCAGGAGATACTCTGGTTTCTGATTAATGCGTCTTCGGTTAAGAAACAGGAGGCTCCTGTCTCTGTGGAACAGTTCCTTTTCCGGAATCGCTTCAACCGCAGTAATAGAGCTGAGGGGGATTCGAAAAATCACCTTTTCAAAAGGAGGGGCGATGCCAAAAATATTGGGGCCTTTTTCAAAATTTTCAAACCACAGGCTCCTGGACATTAAATAAAGGAGGCCCTCCGTTTTGGTTTCAAAGCGAGGATGGCCTCCCAGATAGCGTGCAAACGAAGAAAGAACTTTTTTTTCTCCAAACTCTCTTTCTTTTTCCGCCCAGAACTCGGTTACATTGACTTCCTTGCCCCGGCGCTTTACACTCCAGACGATAGCGCCCAGCAGCAAAAACCCTATCAGCAACAAGTACCCAAAGGCATTCATGGGAATTACACTAAGATTTGTTGTTGCTGCTCTCGGAAGAACTACTACTACCGCAGGTCGAACAACTGCTGGAGGTGCAGGAGCTGCAAGAGCTGCTGCTTGAGTCAGAGCTGCTTCCCGAAGAACGGTAATCAGTGCAATAAAAACCGCTACCTTTAAAAACAAAACCCACGCTTTTACTGATTAAGCGTTTTACTCTCCCCTTACAAAAGGGACACTCCTGAACCGGTTTATCGCTGAATGATTGAAACTCTTCAAAAGTTTTGCCGCAATCTATGCACTGATACTCATAAATTGGCATGACCAACACCTCCAAAAATCAAAAGCCCGGCAAAGGAGAACATCCCCTACCGGGCTTCTCCCTCTATATTATACCCTATCAATACTCAGGCATTGGCGGAGTCTGCTGTTTTTCTTTCTCCGGTATTTCAGTTACCACGGACTCAGTGGTAAGCATTACTGAAGCCACACTTGCTGCATTCTGAAGTGCAGTTCTGGTCACTTTGGTAGGATCAATAATTCCTGCTTCAATCATGTCCACGAACTCTCCAGTGAGTGCGTTGTAACCCATGTTGGGATTGTCAAACGACTTGATGCGCTCGACAATTACCGAACCCTCTTCTCCAGCGTTTTCGGCAATCATCTTGGCGGGTTCATCCAGAGCTTTCTTGACAATCAGAGCTCCAATCTTTTCATCGCCGTCAAGCTGCAGTGCGTCAATAGCCTTAGCTGCACGAATGAGCGCCACACCACCGCCAGGAACAATGCCTTCCTCAACTGCTGCGCGAGTTGCATGGAGTGCGTCTTCAACTCGGGCTTTCTTCTCTTTCATTTCAGCTTCAGTGGCTGCACCTACCCGGATAACTGCCACACCACCAGCAATCTTGGCCAGTCTCTCCTGCAGTTTTTCACGATCATAATCGGAAGTGGTTTCTTCGATTTGGCGCTTGATCTGGTTCATTCTGGCTACTATGTCTTCTTTCTTGCCAGCACCCTCGACGATGGTGGTGTTTTCCTTGTCAATAACCACCTTGCGAGCCTGGCCCAGATCCTGTACCGTAACGTTTTCAAGCTTAATGCCCAGGTCTTCGGAGATGAAGCGACCACCAGTCACGATGGCAATATCCTCAAGCATTGCTTTCCTGCGGTCTCCAAAACCAGGAGCTTTCACTGCAGCACAGTTCAAAACGCCCTTTAGTTTGTTTACAACCAGAGTGGCCAACGCTTCGCCTTCCACGTCCTCAGCGATGATCAGAAGCGGTCTGCCCAGCTGAACTACCTTTTCAAGCAAAGGCAGCAGGTCTTTGACTGCTGAAATCTTCTTCTCATAGATGAGAATCAACGGATTCTCTAAAACTGCTTCCATTCTTTCTGGGTCAGTAATGAAGTACGGAGAAAGATATCCCCGATCAAACTGCAGACCTTCCACAACCTCCAGAGTGGTCTCCAACCCTTTGGCTTCTTCAACAGTGATTACTCCATCTTTTCCTACTTTTTCCATAGCATCAGCGATGATGCTACCAATAGATTCATCGTTGTTGGCAGCAATGGATGCAACCTGTGCAATCTCTTTGCGATCGCTGACTTCCTTGCTCATCTTCTTGAGCTCTTCAACCACTGCTTCCACTGCTTTGTCAATACCACGTTTGAGCAGCATGGGGTTAGAGCCCGCAGCAACATTGCGTAGACCTTCCCTGTAAATGCTCTCAGCCAAAACGGTAGCAGTGGTGGTTCCGTCACCGGCAACATCGCTGGTTTTCGAAGCCACTTCTTTAACCAGCTGCGCACCCACGTTTTCATTGGGATCAGCCAGCTCTATTTCCTTAGCAACGGTAACCCCGTCTTTAGTGATAGTGGGTGAACCAAATTTCTTTTCAATAACCACGTTTCTCCCTTTGGGGCCCAGAGTAACCTTAACAGCATCGGCCAGAGTTTTAACGCCCCGCAGTATGGCTTGACGTGCTTCTTCCTCAAAAATTATCTGTTTGGCCATTATCCGCTGACCTCCTTTCTCCTTTGTCGGTTATTCTTCAATAATACCCAGTATATCGTCCTCGCGCATGATGAGATATTCTTCTTCATCAAGCTTCACTTCGGTGCCAGCGTACTTGCCAAAAAGCACCTTGTCCCCTTCTTTGACTTCCAGGGGTTTGCGATTTCCATTTTCGTCAACCTTGCCCGTA
This portion of the Thermatribacter velox genome encodes:
- the groL gene encoding chaperonin GroEL (60 kDa chaperone family; promotes refolding of misfolded polypeptides especially under stressful conditions; forms two stacked rings of heptamers to form a barrel-shaped 14mer; ends can be capped by GroES; misfolded proteins enter the barrel where they are refolded when GroES binds), yielding MMAKQIIFEEEARQAILRGVKTLADAVKVTLGPKGRNVVIEKKFGSPTITKDGVTVAKEIELADPNENVGAQLVKEVASKTSDVAGDGTTTATVLAESIYREGLRNVAAGSNPMLLKRGIDKAVEAVVEELKKMSKEVSDRKEIAQVASIAANNDESIGSIIADAMEKVGKDGVITVEEAKGLETTLEVVEGLQFDRGYLSPYFITDPERMEAVLENPLILIYEKKISAVKDLLPLLEKVVQLGRPLLIIAEDVEGEALATLVVNKLKGVLNCAAVKAPGFGDRRKAMLEDIAIVTGGRFISEDLGIKLENVTVQDLGQARKVVIDKENTTIVEGAGKKEDIVARMNQIKRQIEETTSDYDREKLQERLAKIAGGVAVIRVGAATEAEMKEKKARVEDALHATRAAVEEGIVPGGGVALIRAAKAIDALQLDGDEKIGALIVKKALDEPAKMIAENAGEEGSVIVERIKSFDNPNMGYNALTGEFVDMIEAGIIDPTKVTRTALQNAASVASVMLTTESVVTEIPEKEKQQTPPMPEY
- the groES gene encoding co-chaperone GroES, coding for MKIKPLGDRVLVKRMEEEEVRKGGIIIPDTAKEKPQQGTVVAVGTGKVDENGNRKPLEVKEGDKVLFGKYAGTEVKLDEEEYLIMREDDILGIIEE